The Toxoplasma gondii ME49 chromosome III, whole genome shotgun sequence genome includes a window with the following:
- a CDS encoding Toxoplasma gondii family B protein (encoded by transcript TGME49_276230~Signal peptide predicted by SignalP 2.0 HMM (probability 0.991) with cleavage site probability 0.700 at residue 22~Predicted trans-membrane domain (TMHMM2.0):1-24:92-115), translating to MVNLFSVVLTIVLLIVVSGTLSYSRVESLTMAVETMESAPATISAANATVAGSSLPFSFSPRQQTQLHDRLNSSRRSRLHEGKSHASPRRKEVPLSLVGLLVTAVLGLLLGFFKLHQCRQQALKTNSETEGTILRRLAEGGHEENDCVGLGPASGDVANVVYD from the exons ATGGTAaatcttttttctgtggtcCTAACGATCGTTTTATTAATTGTGGTTTCGGGCACTCTGAGCTACAGCCGTGTTGAGAGTCTGACAATGGCAGTAGAAACTATGGAATCGGCACCGGCTACCATCAGCGCGGCCAATGCCACCGTTGCAGGTTCGTCCTTGCCGTTCTCATTCTCCCCTCGACAACAAACGCAACTCCATGACCGTCTGAACAGTTCGAGGAG AAGCCGCCTCCATGAAGGAAAATCGCATGCCTCACCTCGTAGAAAGGAGGTGCCCCTGAGCCTAGTGGGCTTGTTGGTGACAGCTGTCTTGGGACTCTTACTGGGCTTTTTCAAGCTGCATCAGTGCCGGCAACAAGCGCTGAAGACCAACAGTGAAACTGAAGGAACCATATTGCGGAGACTTGCAGAAGGTGGtcacgaagaaaacgattGTGTAGGCTTGGGTCCCGCATCAGGGGATGTCGCGAACGTCG